ACCACAGGGGAGCAGAGTACAACCAGGGTGTTGAGGTCATTTGAAGAAACACTCATTTTGGACAGCCCAGCAAAGACAATTCATAAACTGTAATTCCATATGTCAATGCACCAGGTAATCCATCAATTTCTAGAACCAACCCCAAAGAGGGAGGAGGTTGAAGCAAGTTGGTGTGGCATCAAATTTTCTCCTTGTATTCTGTCCCTATTaatcgggaaaaaaaaaaaaagtaatagtcaaaattttcatatatgagAAGATTAAAATCCCTAAATCAAACCCTCAAAATAAGAAATCCTACcaacaatttgaaacaaattgaaatgaaTAGCTTAATCATAGATACCTAAGAAATAAACTTAATCCCCTTGGAAACTATTAATTCCTTAAATTCCTAATCTAGAGATTCTAGTTtaattccaacaaaaaataaaattaaaataaaccaaatCTGATCAAGAAAATCgaaaattgaaatatgtaTCTGGAGCAAAGCTTTTCTCCCAACGAAGAAGGcaaaaattgagagagagagagagagagagagagagagaggtgcaAATGTGGGGTTTGAGTATTTAGTTTTTGGTGagattctttatttattagaccataataaatatttgagattaaaGAGGCAGGAGAGATTACGTCTTCCAGCAAAAAGgttggagagagaaaattttccttttatttttatgagagagaataaaattaatgattgtctgtttaaaaaaattaaaactacttATCATGTAATATTTAATCTCAACCATTGAAAGTGGAGTAATCTAATGGCCCAAAAATTGTGTCAAAACTTGTGTCAAAAACGTAGTGCCACGGATCCgcccctatatatatatatatatatatatatatatatatatatatatagtctcattctattgagggatccctcatctaattttatttgagggacgcccttTAGAGTATCCtaccattttttttcccaatgatccaaaccatccatcttcattcatagatcatccttacaaaaaattagacaaatcggaaactgtttcgacatccaattgtgtcttacaaaatcaatgaatacagtgcttcaagaaaatactaaaatttcaataactcaattgaatgGTCAAATAATATctgattcaagtgattttttgtagagatgatctttgaatgagtatctacaaaatagacagtttggattagtgaaatacaattcGAAATGGGGCCTACAAGgagtatccctcaaataagttatttGAGAAATCTCTTAATAgaagctctctgtatatatatatatatatatatatatatatatataacaaataaattaatgtgTGCATAAAATACATACACCATAACCCAAAAGTAGAAATGGATGGTGAAGTGTCAGCACATAAGAGGAACACGAATGCCTGCAAAGCTTTTGGGAGGATCTAAGAGTAGGGATTTTTCAAAACTGATATTGATCTCCACTAATTTAACCCAAGTGATTCCACTGTAGATactaattaaacaacataATGATATTATTAGTGATTCCACTGTAGGAATTTTCCAATTGACGACATTTTCTGGATTTTGATTAGATATTTAACTATTTAAGTATTTGTTTTATCTATATGTACTTTCATTTTGAGGGACGAGGTTTATTATGTCTCcggtgtttttttgtttttttgtctttaataaaattcaatGGTACCGTTGAGTTTTCAATAGGTTTGTACGTAAGGAAAATTTAGCCCATGTCATTTTCAAATCCTGGATCCGTCCCTGGTGCTACCGAGTCTTGGGTCCAAAGTCAAGGGGTGGAGTAATGGGATTATGAACCTTATTGATAGGATAAGTTATCCTAAAAAAAATGCACAAAATAGAATTATGGTGGAATTATCTTTTATCCTATCCACATTCATTTTTAAGTACCAATAGTACATTGTATTAAATTAAGCTAATCCAATCCTACTACTTATAGTACTCACGAAACGAGGCCAAAGTCCAGCAAAGGTTTTGGGGATATCCTTTCATTGATTAATGACGATGACTTAACTCAAGTAATTCCTGTctcacaaaatcaaacaaaaaaggggTTAATAAATATCATAGCGCTCATATCTACTtcaactataaaatttaaattaccTGAGAATTTGATAAGGTCTTGTTTGGGTAACATGTTACATGAGTTCAATCAGGGACTGAGATCTAAATAAATCTAAGGAAAAGCAAATGTAACATATTGGTATAGAGGTTGCATTACTTATGCTTGTGTGTTTCCTAAACTTCAATAACATCAAAAATCATTTGATTCAGCACTATTCAGCCAACTTGCATAAATTGGCCCTAGCATTCTGTCTAGTCCTTGTGTAGGGCTCCATAATGAGCTGtggtttgtttaatttgttcaGACATTGTACTGTGTCAAGTCTCCAAGTGCATGTTTTCTGGTCTCCAAGTGCTCCATAAATTACCCCTTCATGCCAATCTTGCATATTTTCTGGTCATTCACGATTAAATCCACATAGCTGGAGCCATTGAGACTTGACAGTCACAATACGATGCCTGAACAATTATGAAAATGGACAAGGCATGTGGGCTTATGATATTCCCAACATTTTTTCTGATTGATTTGAGTTATTCAAGAGATCATCATcagtatttaaaatatatatatattatcctCCCAAAACCTTTTATGTGCTCTGTGGTCCCTACATCACCATCCCTTTGTGTTTTATTCACATAATAATCTCGTGCAAAATTtgatccaaaaataaataaataaagggttcatgtaaacaaacaaagagGAAGATGAATGCCTGCAAAGATTTTGGGAGGATCTAAGAGTAGGGATTTTTCAAAACTGATGTTGATCTCCACTAATTTAACCCAAGTGATTCCACTGTAGACACTAAATAAACAACATAATGATATTATTAAGATTGGAAAAAATGATTAAGAAATATCAAACCACTTACTTAGACTATAAATTACCTGCAGGTCAGTCAACTTTTCATCACTACAGCCACAAATCAAGTATTAATGGAGAATTTCTCTTGGGCTGTTTTAACCCTGGCATGCCTGGCTGCTCTATACCTCGtctcaaaaaatttcttctccCAACTCCACAAACTGAAATATCCACCAGGTCCTAAACCATGGCCTATAATTGGCAACCTCAACCTCATTGGTCCTCTGCCTCATCAATCCTTTCACAAATTGTCCCAAACTTATGGACCAATAATGCAGCTCAATTTTGGCTCCTTCCCAGTTGTAATTGCCTCATCTCCAGAAATGGCAAAACTGTTTTTAAAGATACATGATCACGTATTTGCCTCTAGACCCCAAACTGCAGCAGGCAAGTACCTCACTTATGACCACCTCAATGTCACTTGGGCACCTTATGGTCCATATTGGCGTCAAGGCCGGAAAATCTTCCTCTCCGAGCTATTTAGCTCAAGAAGACTGGAGTCTTTCGAGTACATTAGGGTTGAGGAAAGTCACGCTTTTGTGTCGCGACTCTATGCCTTGTCAGGAAAGCAAATCATGCTTAAAGAGCATCTGTCACGCCTAACTCTTAGTATTATGAGCAGAATTGTGTTTGGTAAGGAGTATTTTGGCGTGTCCAAATTTGAGAGTTCGGTAATGTCACTCAAAGAATTCCAGGACACATTGGATGAGTTGTTCTTGCTTAGCGGGGTATTCAACATAGGGGATTGGATACCATGGCTTAATTTTTTAGACTTACAAGGGTATGTAAAGCGAATGAAGGCCTTAACGAAAAAATTGGACCGGTTTTATGAGTTTGTGCTCGATGAACACAAGACAAAGAAGGAAGGAGTGGAGGAATTTGTGTCAGAAGACATGGTGGATTTACTGTTGCGGCTGGTTGATGACCCTAATGATCTTGAAATTAAGCTCACTTACGACAGTGTCAAGGCAATCACTCAGGTAGCTtcttaaattatttcttatttaatttccGAACATTAGGGTAATGCTCTTTGGGCAAACATAAGCATTATAACATTTGCATCCTTAGATATATGAGAACTTCTGTAAAAAGACACAAGTTAATGATATAAACACAAATGATTCACTTTGTTCATTCAAATTAAAACCAGGACTCAGTAGCAGGAGGCACTGATACTTCTGCAACCACTTTGGAGTGGGCAATGTCTGAACTCATAAAACAACCAAACCTCATCAAAAAGGCAACACAGGAGCTTGACAGAGTgattgggagagagagatgggtagAAGAGAAAGACCTTGAAAACCTTCCTTATATAGATGCAATTATGAAAGAGACCATGAGGAAGCACCCTGTAGTGGCAATGCTACCACCACATCTAGCTCTTGAAGATTGCAATGTGGCAGGCTATGATATTTGCAAAGGAACTTTAGTGTTTGTGAACACGTGGAGCATGGGGAGAGACCCCACGCTGTGGGATGCACCAGATGAGTTTAGGCCTGAGAGGTTCATAGGGAAGGCAATTGATGTGAAGGGACAGAGTTTTGAGTTCTTGCCATTTGGCTCAGGAAGGAGGATGTGCCCTGGTTATAGTCTTGGACTGAAAGTGATAAGGTCTTGCTTGGCCAACATGTTACATGGGTTCAATTGGAAATTGTCTGAGAAtgtgaaaaaagaagatttgAGCATGGAGGAAGTTTATGGATTGTTAACACCTCGGAAGTTCCCACTTGTTGCCGTAGTTGAACCTCGGCTACCAATCTATCTTTACTAGTGATATTGAATCTGAGTGTCCGGATATGTATTATGAACCTtctctataaaaataaaactgtgTATGAACGTTTGTGATGGTAACTTCCACTGCTTTGTTGATTACACCGTCTCTGCACTCTGCATTATGCCTCTTCTCCTAGAATGAG
Above is a genomic segment from Prunus dulcis chromosome 7, ALMONDv2, whole genome shotgun sequence containing:
- the LOC117634430 gene encoding trimethyltridecatetraene synthase-like, coding for MENFSWAVLTLACLAALYLVSKNFFSQLHKLKYPPGPKPWPIIGNLNLIGPLPHQSFHKLSQTYGPIMQLNFGSFPVVIASSPEMAKLFLKIHDHVFASRPQTAAGKYLTYDHLNVTWAPYGPYWRQGRKIFLSELFSSRRLESFEYIRVEESHAFVSRLYALSGKQIMLKEHLSRLTLSIMSRIVFGKEYFGVSKFESSVMSLKEFQDTLDELFLLSGVFNIGDWIPWLNFLDLQGYVKRMKALTKKLDRFYEFVLDEHKTKKEGVEEFVSEDMVDLLLRLVDDPNDLEIKLTYDSVKAITQDSVAGGTDTSATTLEWAMSELIKQPNLIKKATQELDRVIGRERWVEEKDLENLPYIDAIMKETMRKHPVVAMLPPHLALEDCNVAGYDICKGTLVFVNTWSMGRDPTLWDAPDEFRPERFIGKAIDVKGQSFEFLPFGSGRRMCPGYSLGLKVIRSCLANMLHGFNWKLSENVKKEDLSMEEVYGLLTPRKFPLVAVVEPRLPIYLY